A single genomic interval of Tenuifilum sp. 4138str harbors:
- a CDS encoding CheR family methyltransferase — protein MTIRYEIGIVDTRNVIKTLLDDYGLDFRDYALTSLKRRLEYIISLYALRDAEGLIAKLKSSKDFLDQFLYDITPETTEMFRDPSFWRILRDEIIPELVKSGSSKPRIWIASFDSGEELYSLSILLKELNLLNEVNLYCNVLSDHTIQRITSGRLDPKDMEVNEANYQRFNEKGKYSSYYRTEANSIVFDVSLIKDVSFIKQNTLIDEDPGAPKLIIFRNQAIYYNQLLSEKVFAKLANCLVAGGYLAIGVKETLENTNVSNKFTLYNEAERIYKRKTN, from the coding sequence ATGACCATACGCTACGAAATAGGAATTGTTGACACCCGGAACGTAATCAAAACGTTGCTCGATGATTATGGTCTCGATTTCCGCGATTATGCCCTTACCTCACTAAAGCGGAGGCTGGAGTACATCATATCGCTTTACGCGCTTCGCGATGCCGAGGGCCTTATTGCCAAGCTAAAGAGTAGCAAGGATTTTTTAGACCAATTCCTTTACGATATTACCCCTGAAACCACCGAAATGTTCCGCGATCCATCGTTCTGGAGAATTCTAAGGGATGAAATCATTCCTGAACTGGTTAAGTCGGGCTCATCAAAACCCCGTATATGGATTGCATCGTTCGACTCGGGCGAAGAGCTATACTCGTTATCAATCCTTCTAAAGGAATTGAATTTACTTAACGAGGTAAATTTATACTGCAACGTACTCTCCGATCACACCATACAGCGCATCACATCGGGTCGCTTGGATCCTAAAGATATGGAGGTGAATGAGGCAAATTACCAACGTTTTAACGAGAAAGGGAAGTACTCGTCGTACTACCGAACCGAGGCAAACAGCATTGTTTTCGACGTTAGCCTTATTAAGGATGTAAGCTTCATCAAGCAAAATACATTAATTGACGAGGATCCGGGTGCGCCAAAACTTATAATCTTCCGTAACCAGGCAATTTACTACAACCAGCTTCTCAGCGAGAAGGTTTTCGCCAAGCTTGCCAACTGCCTGGTAGCTGGTGGGTACTTAGCAATTGGGGTTAAAGAAACTTTGGAAAATACCAACGTTAGTAATAAATTTACTCTGTACAACGAGGCAGAAAGAATTTACAAGCGAAAAACCAACTAG
- a CDS encoding chemotaxis protein CheB: protein MYKAVIIGGSAGSFQVITRILHALPPNYPLPVLLCLHRLKHVRSGFVEALSIKSGIQIIEPNDKEQIKPGKAYLAPANYHMYVELGNKIALSTEEPVNHSRPSIDLSFITAAQVYREKLVGIILSGANRDGAYGLKKIKDLGGLAIVQNPDECQVRTMTEASLKMTPVDFVFNTNEIIKFLQNIKV, encoded by the coding sequence ATGTATAAAGCAGTTATCATAGGAGGATCGGCAGGAAGCTTTCAGGTTATTACCCGAATACTACACGCTTTGCCCCCAAACTACCCACTACCTGTCCTTCTTTGCCTGCATAGGTTAAAGCATGTTCGAAGCGGATTTGTTGAGGCCCTTTCCATCAAATCGGGCATTCAAATTATTGAACCAAACGATAAGGAACAGATCAAACCCGGCAAAGCATACCTGGCTCCAGCTAATTACCACATGTATGTGGAATTAGGAAATAAAATAGCCCTTTCAACCGAGGAACCGGTTAACCATTCACGCCCCAGCATCGACCTTTCATTTATTACCGCTGCTCAGGTTTACCGTGAAAAATTAGTGGGAATTATTCTCTCCGGAGCAAACCGCGATGGCGCATACGGGTTAAAAAAGATAAAGGACTTAGGTGGGCTAGCCATTGTCCAAAACCCCGATGAATGCCAGGTTAGAACCATGACCGAAGCCTCGCTCAAGATGACGCCTGTTGACTTTGTTTTTAATACTAACGAGATTATTAAGTTTCTTCAAAACATCAAAGTATAA
- a CDS encoding GAF domain-containing protein: MKPINPTNRFVPVIVLVLLLASSLLVFSLIYNTALETGQKISPWIIGLCLLPFLFGLWFYFIVVKQRNLIDGLQAQIELLKAQVESFMKSQKKETTQEIRKETLDYKKLLEKIIPNLPTDDIVKYGEALLANVAKTAEIVQGQLYLKNSQTDVFSFKAGYAFFSETTPPEYREGETLAGQVAKNQKLINIDNIPEGYITILSGLGKGSPKHLIIAPIISTENTTMGIIELASFKPFTSEHEELFSQLGRKLGEILSVNQ, encoded by the coding sequence ATGAAACCAATTAACCCGACTAACCGATTTGTACCTGTTATAGTATTGGTTTTGCTGCTAGCCAGTTCCCTATTGGTTTTCAGCTTGATCTATAACACGGCATTGGAAACCGGGCAAAAAATATCTCCTTGGATTATCGGCCTTTGCCTACTCCCCTTTCTTTTTGGATTGTGGTTCTACTTTATTGTAGTTAAGCAACGAAACCTTATCGATGGCCTTCAAGCCCAAATTGAATTGCTTAAAGCGCAGGTTGAATCATTCATGAAATCGCAGAAAAAGGAAACCACTCAGGAAATCCGAAAAGAAACCCTTGACTACAAGAAATTGCTTGAAAAGATTATCCCTAACCTTCCTACTGACGATATTGTAAAATATGGCGAGGCGCTCCTTGCCAATGTTGCCAAAACCGCTGAAATTGTTCAGGGGCAACTATACCTTAAAAATTCACAAACCGATGTTTTTAGCTTTAAAGCCGGCTACGCTTTCTTTTCCGAGACCACCCCACCCGAATACCGGGAAGGGGAAACCCTTGCAGGACAGGTGGCCAAAAACCAAAAACTTATAAACATTGATAATATACCCGAAGGTTACATTACTATACTATCCGGCCTGGGTAAGGGTTCGCCTAAACATTTAATTATTGCCCCAATAATCTCTACCGAAAATACAACTATGGGGATAATAGAGCTAGCCTCATTCAAACCCTTTACTAGCGAACACGAGGAACTTTTTTCTCAGCTCGGACGTAAACTTGGAGAGATATTAAGTGTCAATCAATAA
- a CDS encoding PAS domain S-box protein yields the protein MISFGIISTTDSKQVIRQRVTQAFLVSLMFPMIAWIVDILSRGIPFNLTSIADIHATNPIHWIIDLAPFVISYVTWLQLTRHYRRILLLEKELRQRDEDIEKNARFAQRIGEGDYNAPFQVGGDDDILGKSLVIMRDNLLANQKKEAEQNWITKGKDEISHILRLHNNIDELSYDVLVKLINYIRTIQGAIYLYDEEKQKLVNLATYAYNRRKYIKQEFRIGEGLIGECAYEREFIYRTEVPDNYVTITSGILGDRKPKSLLLVPLITDEKLEGVLEFASLDDEIPELTIRFLKEVGEIIARTIFNLRINQKTEKLLQEAQQMAQELKENEEELRQNAEEMKITQEELEISNAKLEAKIQEVENAQKRLHSLLENASEIISIYNSEKQLTYISPSVTKILGYTPQEMMSGKDIDRLTRKGEAAFNEMFEQLLENPRIAITIQYTFMKKDGEKIFLEVTGRNLLDDPAIGGIIINSRDITERKRAEKEERMRSKMQSLSENSPDIIMRVNPAGQFFYANPMVETYLGIDYRELVNQTITALDGIPVLSNFIREAIKTIKVEKEKYEGEITFTTNRGETVMHIVGIPEFNENELETILFVAHDITEQKQTEREIQEKNRKITESINYAQRIQTSILPNNRIIRQYLPKSFIYYHPRDVVSGDFPWFFIKDDFIYIAAVDCTGHGVPGALLSFIGYFTLNNVVDHDSSYTAGQILDHLHFGVRKTLKQDRPDADARDGMDIAFCKINPKNKELQYAGAHRPLYFVRNGELTEYKGDRKAIGGIPHPKKAEEPFTNYIIEYKPGDRVYFFSDGIVDQVGGPEKKKFGAQSIRDIIMNNLKTPIHELNDVFAKALTDYQGENKQVDDILLIGIEF from the coding sequence ATGATTTCATTCGGAATTATATCGACCACCGATAGCAAACAAGTAATCCGGCAAAGGGTAACTCAAGCCTTCTTGGTTAGCCTTATGTTCCCCATGATTGCCTGGATTGTTGATATCCTATCCAGAGGAATCCCTTTTAACTTGACCAGCATCGCAGATATACATGCCACCAATCCCATTCATTGGATTATTGATTTGGCTCCCTTTGTAATTTCCTATGTTACGTGGCTACAGCTTACCCGACACTACCGTAGGATTCTTTTGCTGGAGAAGGAACTCCGGCAGCGCGATGAGGACATTGAGAAAAATGCGCGCTTTGCCCAACGTATTGGCGAAGGCGACTATAATGCACCTTTTCAGGTTGGTGGTGACGATGATATCCTTGGAAAGTCGTTGGTTATCATGCGCGACAACCTGCTTGCAAACCAGAAAAAAGAGGCTGAGCAGAACTGGATAACCAAGGGGAAAGATGAAATATCGCACATCCTACGCCTACACAATAATATTGATGAGCTATCGTACGACGTACTGGTTAAGCTGATAAACTACATACGAACCATACAGGGGGCAATTTACCTTTACGATGAAGAGAAGCAGAAACTTGTTAACCTTGCCACGTATGCATACAACCGCCGTAAGTACATTAAGCAGGAGTTTCGTATTGGCGAGGGGCTTATAGGCGAGTGCGCCTACGAGCGTGAATTTATTTACCGAACCGAGGTACCCGATAATTACGTCACCATTACCTCAGGTATTTTGGGCGATCGTAAACCTAAAAGCTTGCTGCTTGTGCCCCTTATCACCGATGAAAAGCTTGAAGGTGTTTTAGAATTTGCCTCGCTCGACGACGAGATACCCGAGCTGACTATTCGATTCCTGAAAGAGGTGGGTGAAATAATAGCCCGCACCATCTTTAACCTGCGCATAAACCAAAAAACTGAAAAATTGCTGCAGGAAGCCCAGCAAATGGCTCAAGAACTCAAGGAGAACGAGGAAGAACTTCGCCAGAATGCCGAGGAGATGAAGATAACTCAAGAAGAACTTGAGATATCGAATGCTAAGCTCGAAGCTAAAATCCAGGAAGTTGAAAATGCCCAAAAACGTTTACACTCCCTCCTTGAAAACGCATCGGAAATTATATCGATATATAATAGCGAGAAACAGCTAACCTACATAAGCCCCTCGGTAACCAAAATTTTGGGTTATACCCCGCAGGAAATGATGAGCGGCAAGGATATCGATCGCCTAACCCGCAAGGGCGAAGCCGCTTTTAACGAAATGTTTGAGCAGCTCCTGGAGAATCCCCGTATTGCTATCACCATCCAGTACACCTTTATGAAAAAGGATGGTGAAAAGATTTTCCTTGAAGTAACCGGTCGTAATTTGCTCGACGACCCTGCCATTGGCGGTATAATCATTAACTCACGCGATATTACTGAACGTAAACGCGCCGAGAAAGAGGAGCGCATGCGTAGCAAAATGCAATCGCTTTCCGAGAACTCCCCCGATATTATCATGCGCGTAAACCCAGCCGGGCAATTCTTCTATGCAAACCCCATGGTGGAAACCTACCTTGGAATTGACTACAGGGAATTGGTTAACCAAACAATAACCGCGCTTGACGGTATTCCAGTGCTTTCGAACTTTATTCGCGAAGCCATAAAAACCATTAAGGTTGAAAAGGAAAAGTACGAAGGCGAAATTACTTTTACCACCAATCGGGGCGAAACGGTAATGCACATTGTTGGCATCCCTGAATTCAATGAGAACGAGCTTGAGACCATACTGTTTGTTGCCCACGATATAACCGAGCAAAAGCAAACCGAAAGGGAAATTCAGGAAAAGAACCGCAAAATCACCGAAAGTATTAACTACGCCCAGCGTATTCAAACATCAATCCTACCAAATAACAGAATCATTAGGCAGTACCTGCCCAAATCGTTCATTTACTACCACCCCAGAGATGTTGTTAGTGGCGACTTCCCCTGGTTCTTCATAAAGGATGATTTCATTTACATAGCTGCTGTTGACTGTACTGGCCATGGGGTTCCAGGCGCTCTGCTCTCCTTTATTGGCTACTTTACACTGAACAACGTGGTTGACCACGACTCATCGTACACAGCTGGTCAAATACTTGACCATCTACATTTTGGGGTTCGTAAAACCCTTAAGCAGGATCGCCCCGATGCCGATGCCCGCGATGGTATGGATATTGCTTTTTGCAAAATCAACCCCAAAAACAAGGAACTCCAGTATGCAGGGGCTCACCGACCGCTTTACTTTGTACGGAATGGAGAACTAACTGAATACAAGGGCGACCGCAAAGCAATTGGCGGTATTCCTCATCCCAAAAAGGCCGAAGAACCATTTACCAACTATATCATAGAGTATAAACCGGGCGACAGGGTATACTTTTTTTCCGATGGTATAGTTGACCAGGTTGGTGGCCCTGAAAAGAAAAAGTTTGGAGCTCAAAGTATTCGTGATATCATTATGAACAACCTAAAAACGCCGATTCACGAACTTAACGACGTGTTTGCAAAAGCACTTACCGATTACCAGGGTGAAAATAAACAGGTTGACGATATACTTTTAATTGGTATTGAATTTTAA
- a CDS encoding SiaB family protein kinase encodes MDRKNIKGFLEFVYDFYKSMKAHEITLVYEGEITHQITKAFTSLTESNMAKEEESNSVQKKVFHVMVECLQNISKHADSFGSDDFLFAGRGIFMVSKGDSEYHVTTGNVIENSKIEELSKILDHINSLDKEGLKQLYKTQMREGRLSEKGGAGLGFIDIARKTGRKLEYHFLPIDEETHFFVLTSTISRSE; translated from the coding sequence ATGGATCGAAAAAACATTAAAGGGTTTCTTGAGTTCGTTTACGACTTTTACAAGTCGATGAAGGCTCATGAAATTACTCTCGTTTACGAGGGTGAAATAACCCATCAAATAACCAAAGCCTTCACCTCCCTTACCGAGTCAAATATGGCCAAGGAGGAGGAGTCGAACTCCGTTCAGAAAAAGGTTTTCCATGTAATGGTGGAATGCCTCCAGAACATCAGCAAACATGCCGATAGTTTCGGCTCCGATGATTTTCTCTTTGCTGGCCGTGGTATTTTCATGGTTAGCAAAGGTGATTCGGAATACCACGTTACTACTGGCAATGTGATTGAAAACTCCAAGATTGAGGAGCTCTCAAAAATCCTTGATCACATTAACTCGCTCGACAAGGAGGGTTTGAAGCAACTCTACAAAACCCAGATGCGCGAAGGCCGCCTTTCCGAGAAGGGTGGAGCCGGATTGGGTTTCATTGACATAGCCCGAAAAACCGGAAGGAAGCTTGAGTACCACTTCCTCCCTATCGACGAGGAAACCCATTTCTTTGTATTAACTTCAACCATTTCAAGATCAGAATAA
- a CDS encoding DUF1987 domain-containing protein, with the protein METIKIMGTDDTPTVILDAQNEIFEISGRSLPEDVTAFYDPILQWLDDYSAAPKPKTIFTFKLVYFNTASSKLLLDILMKLEQLKEGGHDVLVRWYYPEDDEDMQEAGEEYADIVDVPFEQIGYTLS; encoded by the coding sequence ATGGAAACCATAAAAATAATGGGGACCGATGATACCCCAACCGTAATTCTGGATGCTCAAAACGAAATCTTCGAAATCTCGGGTCGTTCTTTGCCCGAGGACGTTACTGCATTCTACGATCCAATTCTGCAGTGGCTCGATGACTACTCAGCAGCGCCAAAACCCAAAACCATCTTTACCTTTAAGCTGGTGTACTTTAACACGGCCAGCTCTAAGCTGCTCCTCGATATTCTGATGAAACTTGAACAGCTCAAGGAGGGCGGTCACGACGTACTTGTGCGTTGGTACTACCCTGAGGACGACGAGGATATGCAGGAAGCTGGCGAGGAGTACGCCGATATAGTTGATGTTCCTTTTGAACAGATTGGCTACACCTTGAGTTAG